One window of the Rufibacter radiotolerans genome contains the following:
- a CDS encoding galactokinase: MVQDIVTKFKEIYRQEPVVVRSPGRVNLIGEHTDYNMGFVLPAAINKEIYFALAPNGTNTMRAHAYDLEETAEFDLNHVQRSEIGWANYLLGVVAQLQKAGHDVPGFDVVFGGNIPIGAGLSSSAAVECGLAYGLNYLFAYGIEKFDLVKMAQKAEHEYALVMCGIMDQFASMFGKHNHVVKLDCRSLEYKYYPLEIDDYRIVLCDTQVKHSLASSEYNTRRQECETGVAILQKHYPEVHSLRDVTLEMLAQHQAEFDPTVYKRCTYVVQENLRVEEGCNDLERGDLEAFGQKMYASHQGLQHDYEVSCPELDFLADLAKESDAVLGARMMGGGFGGCTINIVKLTHLDAFTQDMTKAYKEKFGIDLKTYVAEIVNGSSLVPIDFSKASA; the protein is encoded by the coding sequence ATGGTCCAAGACATTGTTACAAAATTCAAGGAAATATACCGTCAGGAACCGGTGGTGGTGCGCTCACCCGGCCGGGTGAACCTCATTGGCGAACACACAGACTACAACATGGGCTTTGTGCTGCCGGCCGCCATCAATAAAGAGATTTACTTCGCGCTGGCGCCAAACGGCACCAACACCATGCGGGCCCATGCCTATGACCTGGAAGAAACCGCTGAGTTTGACCTGAACCACGTGCAGCGTTCTGAGATTGGCTGGGCCAACTACCTGCTGGGCGTGGTGGCTCAGCTGCAGAAAGCGGGCCATGACGTGCCGGGCTTTGACGTGGTGTTTGGCGGCAACATTCCCATTGGGGCCGGCCTTTCCTCGTCGGCGGCGGTGGAGTGCGGGCTGGCTTACGGGCTTAACTACCTTTTCGCCTATGGCATTGAGAAGTTTGACCTGGTCAAAATGGCCCAGAAGGCCGAGCACGAGTACGCGCTGGTGATGTGCGGCATCATGGACCAGTTCGCCAGCATGTTTGGCAAGCACAACCACGTGGTAAAGCTGGATTGCCGCTCTTTGGAGTATAAGTATTACCCCCTGGAGATTGACGACTACCGCATTGTGCTCTGTGACACCCAGGTGAAGCACTCCCTGGCCTCTTCTGAGTACAACACCCGTCGCCAGGAATGTGAAACCGGCGTGGCCATCCTGCAGAAGCATTACCCAGAAGTACACAGCCTCCGTGACGTGACCCTGGAGATGCTGGCCCAACACCAGGCCGAGTTTGACCCTACCGTGTACAAACGCTGCACCTACGTGGTGCAAGAGAACCTGCGCGTAGAGGAAGGCTGCAACGACCTGGAGCGCGGTGACCTGGAAGCCTTCGGGCAGAAGATGTACGCCTCCCACCAAGGCCTACAGCATGACTATGAGGTAAGCTGCCCTGAGCTGGATTTTCTGGCCGACCTGGCCAAGGAATCTGACGCCGTGCTGGGTGCGCGCATGATGGGCGGCGGTTTTGGCGGCTGTACCATCAACATCGTGAAACTAACCCACCTGGATGCCTTCACCCAAGACATGACCAAAGCCTACAAAGAGAAGTTCGGGATTGACCTGAAAACCTACGTGGCCGAGA